Part of the Halopenitus persicus genome is shown below.
CTGCGCCTCCTTGACCGTCTGCACGATCTGCTGGAGCGCCGTGTCCTTTCCGACCTTCGTCGCCTCGACGACGAGCACGCCGTTCTCGTTGATGGTCGACCCGACCACCTCGTCGCCCTCGGATTTCTCGACGGGGACCGACTCGCCGGTCACCATCGACTCGTCGACCGCCGACTGGCCGTCGACGACCACGCCGTCGGTGGGGATCTGCTCGCCGGGACGGACCTTCATCCGGTCGCCGACGTCGACGTCCTCGAGGGGGATCTCCTCCTCGTTCCCGTCCTCGTCAACCACGGTGGCGGTGTCCGCCTCCATCTCGAGGAGCTTCCGGAGCGCCTCGCCGGCCTGGCCCTTCGAGCGGGCCTCGAGATAGTTGCCGAGCGTGATGAACACCAGGATGAACGCGGCCGTGTCGAAGTAGAGCCCGCCGGCGATCAGCTCGAGCAGGACCGCCACGGAGTAGACGTACGCGGTGGTCGACCCCAGCGCGATCAGCACGTCCATGTTGGCGCGGCCGTTCGTGACGAGCGCCTTGTAGGAGTTCTCGTAGAACGGCTTGCCGAGCACCAGCTGGACGGGCGTCGCCAGCGCGAACATGACCCACCCGGCCGGCAGGCCGACGACCTCGTCGCCGACGAGTCCGAGCCCCAGCAGGTGGTCGACCATAAACGCCAGCAGGGGCAGCGACAGGACCGCGCCGAACAGCGTCAGCCGGAGCTGCCGACGGATCTCCCCTTGGCGGGCCGTCTCTCGCGCATCGCCGCCTGCGCCGTCGTCGGTCTCAGCGTCCTCCCGGACGGGCGAGTAGCCGGCGTCCTCGATGACGTCGGCGAAGTCCCCACGGTCCGCCTCGGCGGGGTTGTACGTGACCTGTGCCTCGTCGGTCGCGTAGTTGGCGTCGGCGTCGACGACGCCCGGCGTCCGTTCGAGCGCGTCCCGGATCGTCTCCGAGCAGTTCGCACACGACATGTCGGTGACCGCGATCGTGACCGTGTCGGTCACCGGCGAGTAGCCCGCCTCCTCGATCGCGTCGAATATCTCGCCGAGCGAGACCTGCTCGGGATCGTACGTGACCGACCCCTCGTCGGTGGCGAAGTTGATGGTCGCCTCCGAGACCCCGTCAAGCGAGCTGACGGCGTCGGAGATGGTTTGCGAACAGTTCGCACAACTCATCCCCTGGATGTTGATCTGGCTTTTTCGCTGGCTCATTACCTGTCTATACGGGACCCGTATTCAACCGGGTTTCCCTTTCGAACATTCATCCTTTCCAGTCCACAGGTTTCGAATCCAAAGCATACCGCCTCCCGATCGACGACTACTGGTCCGTCCCCCGAGCGGTCCCGATCCAACCGTGGTTTGGAGAACCAACATTGACTCCGCTTCCGGCCAACGACTGATTTCCTATCGCAGTATATAGTTTATCAATTCTCAAACGCCCGAATCGTCTCGAAGGATCCGTCCGCGATCGCGTCGGCGATCGCCGACGTCTCGAGCGAATCGGGGATTTCGTGGGGGTATTTCCGGGCGAAATACCGCGTGAGGTTCTCGACGTCGCGCTCGAGGAACTCCCGCGCGTTCTCGTGGTCGGTCGGCACCGCCTGGGGCCAGTCGAAGATCGTGATGCCGCTTTCGGCGATCGCGACGTTGTGTTCGGACATGTCCGCGTGGACCCACCCCGCCTCGTGGGCGGTCGTCAGCTCGGCGAGCACCAGATCGAGCACGCCCACGACCTGTTCGGCCGCGAGCTTCGCGCGGGCGAGCTCCACGCCCTCGAACTTGTCCATCACGATCGCGTGCCGGTTCCAGTCGATCGGTCGCGGCACCGAGACGTCCGGATACAGCGTCTCCAGGGCTTCGTGCTCCCGTTCGGCCGCCTGCCGTGCGGTGTACAGCCAGGAGACGTGCTGCCTGTCGGCCGTGTACTCGCGTTCCTTCATCACCTCGCGGAAGTTCGTGTACCCCTCGCGGTGGAACTTCAACGCGAGCGGCTTGAACGACCGGGCCTCGTAGACGTCGCTCTCCTTGCCGACGCCCAGCGGGGCGCCGATCCCCTCGACGGTGTCCCGCTCGGCGAAGGTCCGCAACGCGAGCGCGTCGTAGCCCTCGAAGGTCAGCTGGTAGCCCTCGTACTGGATCGTCTTTCGCTCGATCAGCTCCTCGTCGAGGCACCGGTCGATCCGGTAGTCGACCTCCTCGGCGGTGAGCTCGGAGTACTCCGGGAGCTTGTCGCGGCGGACCCACTCCGAGAAGCGCATCCCCTGCTCGACCCCCGAGAGGAGATAGAAGTCCTCGGGCTCGAGGTCGGCCATCAACCCCGCGATGTTCCTGACCATGCCTTCCGTACTCCGGCGACTCCTAAAAGGGCCGTGCGATCCGGTCCTCCCCAAATATAAATCTCATACCGCGATATAAAAATCGAATGCGGTGGCATCGCTCCCGCCCACGAACGGCGTCGGCCACATCGTGGTCGGTTTGCGGCCGAGACGAAGCTCGTTCTCGATCGGCGGGGCGCGCTACTCGGCGGCCAACGCCTGGTCACGCAGCCGTTCGCCCTCCGACGTCGAGACGGTGAGCTCGGGCACGGGGACCGGGGATCGGTCCTCGTCGATCGCCACGAAGACGAAATACGACTCCGTCGTCAGTTCTCGATCCCCGGTGAGGGGATCCTCCCCGTAGACCCGGACGCGAACGCGAACGCTGGTTCGGCCGGCGGCGTAGACGTACGCCTCGATGAAGGCGATGTCGCCGAGCTCGAGCGGTAGCTCGAAGTCCACGGAGTTGATGTGGGCGGTGACGCAGGGTTCGCTGGCGAACCGCATCGCGCTCATTCCCCCCACTTCGTCCATCCACCGGAGAACGTTCCCGCCGTGTGCGGTTCCGTGGTTGTTCGCGTGGTGCGGCTGGATCCGATTCCGGTCCTCGATGAAGGTCTCGACTAAATCGACCATACCCCCGGATTCGTCCGGCACCCGTATGAAGGCCACTCCCGGATCGCGGTCGGACCGCCGGGTTCGGCGGAACGCAACGGTTTTTTCGGACACGATCCGAAACCGGCGTATGGACGCACCAGACGGCGACTGGCGGATCATTCGGGAGGAGGCCCGGTCGGGACCGATGCAGATGGCGCTCGACGAGGTCGCGGCCGACACCGCCGCCGAGGGCGGACCCTGGACGGTCCGCGTCTACCGGTGGGACCCGAGCTGTCTCACGATGGGCTACCGGCAGGACCCCGAGACGGTCGACTGGGAGTGGTGTGCGGCCAACGGGGTCGACGTCACCCGGCGACAGACCGGCGGCGGCGGCATCTATCACGACACGGTCGGCGACATCGCCTACTCGATCGCGGTCCCGGCTGACGTGGTCCCCGGCGAGCTGCTGGAGTGTTACCACCAGCTCTGTGAGCCGATCCTCGAGTTCTTCTCCCGCATCGGCGTCGACGCCGACTACGTCGACGAAGCCGTCCCGGAGATCCACCACCCGGCGTGTTACCTCCGTGAGCTGCACCCGGCTCACGACGTCGTAGCGGGGCCAGCGGACGACCGCCGGAAGATCGCCGGCAACGCCCAGTACCGGCGCAACGACGCGGTGATCCAACACGGCTCCCTGACGTTCAGCGTCGACGCCGAGCGCCATCTCGGCGTCTTCGACGATCCGCCGATCGACCCGGACGGGTTCCGCGACCGGGTCGTCGGGATGGACGAGCTCGTCGACCTGGACCGTGCTGCGGTCGTCGAGACCCTCGAGGAGACGCTCGCCGAGTGGGCCTCGGCGACCGAGGGATCGTGGACGGAGGCGGAGCTCTCGCGGGCGCGTGAGCGTGCGGCCGAGAAGTACCGCTCCGATTCGTGGGTGCACGAGCAGCCCGGATCGCGATAGGCGGTCTGTACGTTCAGGTCGTGAACGGGACGGTGCGTGTGAACGGGACGGCGCGTTCCGAAGCGGCTTTGTCCCGCGATCCCCTGCCTCCAGTATGACACTCCGGATCGGCGCCCACGTCTCGATCGCGGGCGGGGTCGACAACGCGATCGACAACCAGATCGAGGTCGGCGGCAACTGCGGACAGATATTCACCCACTCCCCGCAGGTCTGGCAGGACCCGAACATCGGCACGGAGGAGGCCGAGCGCTTCCGCTCGGGAACGGCCGAGAACCTCGCGGGACCGTGGGTGATCCACACCTCCTACCTCGTGAACCTGTGTACGCCCAAGGAGGATCTCCGCGAGAAGTCCCGCGAGTCGATGCAGGCGGAGCTCGATGCGGCCGACGCCCTCGACATCCCGTACGTGAACGTCCACCTCGGCGCCCACACCGGCGCGGGCGTGGAGGCCGGCCTCGAGAACGCGGCCGGCGTCCTCGACTCCCTGGACGTCCCCGAGGACGTCACGATCCTGATCGAGTCCGACGCCGGCTCCGGGACGAAACTCGGCGGGCAGTTCGAGCATCTCGCGACCGTCCTCGAGCTCGCCGAGACGGACCTCGACGTCTGTCTCGACACCGCACACACCTTCGCCGCCGGATACGACCTCTCCACGTCCGCGGGCGTCGACGAGACGATCGCGGAGTTCGACGACGTCGTCGGGCTCGAGCACCTCCGGTGTCTCCACCTCAACGACTCCAAACACGAGTGCGGGACCAACAAGGACGAACACGCCCACGTCGGCGAGGGACACATCGGCGACGCCGGGATGGAGCGGATCGTCACCCATCCCGACCTCCGGGACCTCCCGTTCGTCCTCGAGACGCCGACCGAGGACGGCCGGAGCTACGCCTGGAACGTCGAGCGGGTTCGCGAGCTCCGGGCGGCCGAGTGAGGTTCCGAACGACCTCGCAGCCCGCCTGACCGCGTCAGTCCAGGGATCACCACGACCGCCCGCGAGGGGTCGGGTTTTTGTAGCTGCTGACCGTCGGTCCCGCCGTGGTCACCACCAAGTCGCTGCTGTTCGGCGCGGGACGCCGCCGGGGGCTGTCGCTGATCGGTGCGTGTGCCGCCGTCACCGCGATCACCGTCCTCGCCGTGTTGGCGCTGGGTGCCGTAGCCCCGTCTCACCCCGCCGCGGTCTTTCTCGCGGACGACGCGCTCCCGTCGATCCTGCTGTACCTTCCCGCCCCGATCGCGTTGGTCGGCGCGTACAGCCGGTGCGGAGCCCCGGCGTGTCTCGCCGTCGGCGTCGTTCCAGGGATCGTTTTCGGCGCGATCGTCGTCGTGGGCGGGCTGCTCGGCGTTCCCGGCACGGGCGCCGACGCGACGGCGCTCGGGCTGTCGATCGGCCTCTCGATCGGCTTCTCGGTGGTCGGTCTCTCCAGCGCGTTCATCGGCTACTGTACCGGCATCACCGCCGTCCTTGCGCTCGACGCGTTCCGTGACGGTGACGGCCGAGGCGCCGGCGAGTGATCCACGGATCCGCCGTGCCACGGGTCCACTCAACAACTGTTAACCCCGTCGCGACGTAGCCTCCGCCGTGCGACGGTTCAGCCCCGAGTACCTCGATCGGACTCGCCGCGGGATGTGGGACGGCGACCGGGAGGCCCTGGCTCCGCTCCGTCTTTCGGACCGCGAGCGCGTCCTCGACGTCGGGTGTGGCACCGGCGAGCTGACGCGCGTCCTCGCCGCGGAGGCGCCCGCGAGCACGAGCGTGCTCGGGGTCGACGCGGACCGTGAACTGCTTCGGGTCGCACGGTCGCGCGGTCGCGACCGCGACGACGTCGACCGGACTCGTGATCGCGACGACCGGACTCGTGACGCCGCTGCCCACACTCGTGACGCCGCCGCCCAGCCCCGCAGCGCGGCCGACGGTCCGGCATACCTCGCCGGCGACGCGACGCGACTGCCGATCGCCGACACGGCGGTCGATCTCGTCGTCTGTCAGGCGCTGTTGATCAACCTTCCCGACCCCCGTGCGGCGATCCGCGAGTTCCGGCGCGTCTCGAGCGACCTCGTGGCCGCGATCGAGCCCAACAACGCCGACGTCGGCGTCTCCTCGACGGTCGACGCCGAGGAACGGCTGGAGCGTGAGGCCCGAAACGCCTACCTCGACGGCGTCGGCACGAACGTCGCCCTGGGCGACCGGGTGCGGGAGCTGTTCCGGCGCGAAGGGATCGAGTCGGTCACGACTCGCCGCTACTACCACGAGAAACGGATCGAGCCGCCCTACGCCGACCAGGCCCTGGCGGCCGCGGCCCGCAAGGCCAGCGGCGCCGGCCTCGCCGACCATCGTGCCGAGCTCGAGGCGGCGCTCTCGCCGGCCGGGTACGACGACCTGCGGTCGCGCTGGCGGTCGATGGGCCGCGACGTCGTCGACGCGATGCGCGACCGCGAGTACGAGCGCGTCGAGGTCGTCCCCTTCGACGTGACGGTCGGCCGCGTCGGGTCAGCCTGACGAACGAGGCTCCATCGTGTCAGGTCGGCCTGACGGACGAGGCTCCATCGCGTCGGGTCAGCCTGACGAACGAGGCCGCGTCGGGCCGGCCGCCGGTCGACCGCGTCGTTCGACCGCCATCACGGTACCCGGTCGTTACACCACGTCGCCGCGCACCGACGATCCGGTCGATCGGTCACGCTCGCGCTGCACCGTCTCGGCCGCCTCGGCGGCGACGTCGTCTGCGGCGCCCAGCATCGATAGCGCCTCCTCGAGCGTCGGCATCGCGAAGGACCCCTCCCGGAGCCGGTCGAGCGCCTCGTCGTCGCGCTCGCCGTCGACCCACAGGCAGACCCCGCGCGGGTCGAGGACCTCCGCGTAGGTCTCGCGTGCCACGGCGCCGTTCAGCCGCTGGGTGACGTTCCGGTCGAACCCCGTGTTGCAGACCTCGAGATGGATCGGTTCGTCGGCCGGAAGGAGGTGGGCGGCCAGACACTTCTCCGGGGCCGCGTACCCGTTCGGGTTCGTCCGCACCAGATCCGGATGCCGCCGTGCCCACCCCGTGCGGATCGTCTTGCCGATCCCGCGGACGCCCTCGAACGCGTCCGGGTCCGCCTTCTCGTTCACGCCGGCCGGATCGTCCCCGATGGCCGTATCGTCGTTCCCGGAGGACACCTCATCGTCCCGGTCGTCGCCGAGGAGGACGTCCTTCGTCACGTAGACGTCGAGGCGGTCGATCGGATCGAGTCCCAGGGCGACGTCGCCGTAGACCCAGACCTCGCGCACCGGAACCGGCATCGGATCGGACTCGACCGTCTCGAGAATGGTCTCCACCCGGTCGATGGCGTCAGTACGGTCCATTACCAGCGGGTTCGGCGTCCGCGGTGAAACCGGTTACGTCACGGGGGTGACCATGTGTTCCGGTCGTCCTCCCGCGTTACGCAGCATCTTTTTCGTCGCTCTTACGCCCCGTCGTCCTCGCGGCGGTCGTATTTGGCGACCGCCCTGTCGGCCCGCGTCGACAGGCCGTACGGGTTCCGCGTGGGCGTCCGGTCGCGTGCACGTGCGACCATCCCGTCGGAGAAGCCGGTCGTCGTTCCGAGCAGGACGTCGCGGCCGGTGGCGACCCAGCCGGTCGGCGTCGCCGCCCCGCTGACGACGTCCCTGGCGACCGACGTCGAGTCGCCGAGCGCGTGCGCCGCGACCCGTCGGATCACGGTGGGGCGGAGCCCGTAGTTCTTCGCCAGCCGATAGGCCAGCGCCCGGTACTTCCATCCCCAATCGCGGTCGGGTCGGCCGCCGTCCGCCGCGGGCGAGGAATCCGGGTCCCGTTCGACCGAGAGGGCGGACTCCCACCGCACCTCGTGGTCGAGCCCGACGAGCCGATGGGCGGCGTCGCGTGATCCGCCGGTCTCGAGGTACTCGTCGAAACCGTCGAGGTCCTCGAGCACGTTGGCCCGGAAGACGACGTTGCCGCCGGCGAAGTACGTCACGTCACGGCCGGCGATCCGCCGCCGTTCGGCGCTGTCCGCCGTCTGCCCGGCGCGGAGCGGACGCGACACTGGACCGGTGACGACGTCGGCGTGCTCGAGCCCCGTCTCGACGCCCCCGATCCAGTCGGGGTCGATCCGGTTGTCGTAATCGACGAGCGCGATCGCCTCCCCCGTCGCCACCTCGATGCCGGCGTTCCGTGCGACGTTGACGCTCCGGTCCGAGATCTCAACGAGCACGTCGACGTCCGCACGGTCGCGAACCATCCCGGTGGTACCGTCCGCGGAGGGGCCGTTCACCACGATCACCTCGGCCGCGGGCGCGTGGGCGGACAGCGCGTCCAGTCCGTCCGCCAGCTGGTCCCGTCCGTTGAGCGTGGGAACCACGACCGAGAGGTTCATACCTCGACCCGTATGACGCGACGCGTAAAAGACTCTTCGTGACCCGCCGGGCGGCGCGGCGGCGGGTCTCATACACGGTTCAGCCGGGTATCCGCCTCAGGTTCTGAGGTAGTAGACCTGCTTGCGGGCGTCCTTGAAGCTGTACCGTGAGTCGACGATCTCCGACTCCTCGAGCCGGTTGAGTGCGTACCGAACCGTCCTGTCGGGAAGCAGCGACTCCTCGGCGAGCTGGCCCTGTGAAAGCGGCGCGTCGTCTTCGAGGACCTTCGCGACGAGCTTGGCGCTCGGAGGGAGCTCGCGGAGGCGGTCGCGATACTCCGATTCAGACAGGATCGTCGGCTCGTGGGTCTCCGCGGAACGAGTGCTCATATCGGGTGGGTGCCAGCGGTGCATCGTAAAGGTTGGCTATATATAGGACAATTCGATATCGACAATATAATGTCTTAATATGTGTCCGCGTCGCTTCGGCTCGCGGACGCCGATCGGTCGTTGATGGATCGGGTCGTCTCTCGTCGTTCCCGCTCATTCCCGTTCGTGCTCCTCCGTTCCCGCTCATTCCCGTTCGTGCTCCTCCGTTCCCGCTCATTCCCGTTCGTGCTCCTCCGTTCCCGCTCATTCCCGTTCGTGCTCCTCCGTTCCCGCTCATTCCCGTTCGTGCTCCTCCGTTCCCGCTCATTCCCGTTCGTGCTCTTCCCTCCGACGCCGTTCCCGATCGCATCCGGAACGACGTCCGGATCGGCCGATCGAACGGTCGTACCGGCTCGACATCCAGTACGGTTTTGTCGTTCGGGGCGTGAGGACATTCTAGTGTGAAAGGACAGGATTGGTATCAGGCGGACGACGTCGCCGAGGAGTACGACGACATCCGGTTCGCCGACGGCGGGCGCGTGATCGACCGCCGGGAGAAGGAGGCGGTGCTGTCGGCCCTCGATCCGATCGCGGACAAACGCGTGCTCGAGGTCGCCTGCGGTACCGGTCGCTTCACCACGATGCTCGCCGATCAGGGCGCCGACATCGTCGGGCTCGACATCTCCCGGGAGATGCTCGAACAGGGCCGCCGAAAGGCGCGGGACGGAGGGATCGACGACCGCGTCGAGTTCATGCGCGGCGACGCCTCGCGACTCCCGTTCCCCGACGACCACTTCGACGCCGTCCTCGCGATGCGGTTCTTCCATCTGATGGACGATCCGGTCCCGTTCCTCTCCGAGTTGGCCCGGGTGAGTAGCGACCAGATCGTCTTCGACACGTTCAACCGACGGAGTGCACGCGTGCTCTACACGTGGCTTCTCCCGATGGGGTCACGGCTCTATTCGGAGAACCAAGTCGTCTCGATGCTATCCGCCGCGGATCTCGAGCTCGCCGGCGAGGAGCACGACTTCGTGCTCCCGTACGGGTTCTACCGGAACCTGCCGGGTGCGGTCGCGAAGGGGTTCCGAGCCGTCGATGAAGCGATCGGTCGGACGATCCCGGGCGATTACGTCGCGTCCGTCTCCTACTGGGACGCCCGCGTTTCCCCTGACGAGTAGCCGCAGCCCAGCACCCGCCCTCGCGGAACCGGCGACGTGCCGCGGTCAGACGTCCTCGTCGACGATCTCGCCGACGGCGAAGTTCGATTTGACCTCCGTGACCTCGATCTTCACGCGCTCGCCGACGTCGCCGCCCGGAACGATGATCACGTAGCCGCGCTCGACGCGAGCGATCCCGTCGCCCTGCTTGCCGATGTCCTCGATCTCGACGTACCGCATTTCGCCGGGCTCGACCGGCGGCTGTGGGCCGTCGCCGGCATCGGCATCCGTGCCGCCGATCCCGTCGACGTCGTCCTCCGATTCGGCGCCCGCGATGAGCGCGACGCGATACGTCTCGCCGACGTCGACCGTGCCGGTTTCGACCTCCCGCTTCGGTACCTCGACGACGTAGGAGTCGTCCGTCTCTCGGACGTCCGCACTGAACAGACAGAGGAGTTTATCGGAAATTTCCATAGTAGACCTCTACCGGATACTCACGAGCGAGTATAATAGTTGTACCGCCAGCGGATCGTCGTTCCCGGGACCGTCGGCCGACCCATCACCCCCGGCGGCGCCGGACGACCCATCACCCGTGACCCCATTCACGACCGTTCGGTCCGGTCCCCGTCGATCGGCGTTCCGTCGGGGCGCTTTTGCCCCTCCGAGTCGTGGACGACGACGCCGTCGACGTCTCCCGCCGGACGATAGGCGTCCCGAACCCCGATCGCCTCCTCGAGCTCCCGGACCGCCCGCCGCTTCA
Proteins encoded:
- a CDS encoding serine/threonine-protein kinase RIO2, which encodes MVRNIAGLMADLEPEDFYLLSGVEQGMRFSEWVRRDKLPEYSELTAEEVDYRIDRCLDEELIERKTIQYEGYQLTFEGYDALALRTFAERDTVEGIGAPLGVGKESDVYEARSFKPLALKFHREGYTNFREVMKEREYTADRQHVSWLYTARQAAEREHEALETLYPDVSVPRPIDWNRHAIVMDKFEGVELARAKLAAEQVVGVLDLVLAELTTAHEAGWVHADMSEHNVAIAESGITIFDWPQAVPTDHENAREFLERDVENLTRYFARKYPHEIPDSLETSAIADAIADGSFETIRAFEN
- a CDS encoding acyl-CoA thioesterase, with the translated sequence MVDLVETFIEDRNRIQPHHANNHGTAHGGNVLRWMDEVGGMSAMRFASEPCVTAHINSVDFELPLELGDIAFIEAYVYAAGRTSVRVRVRVYGEDPLTGDRELTTESYFVFVAIDEDRSPVPVPELTVSTSEGERLRDQALAAE
- a CDS encoding lipoate--protein ligase family protein, with the translated sequence MDAPDGDWRIIREEARSGPMQMALDEVAADTAAEGGPWTVRVYRWDPSCLTMGYRQDPETVDWEWCAANGVDVTRRQTGGGGIYHDTVGDIAYSIAVPADVVPGELLECYHQLCEPILEFFSRIGVDADYVDEAVPEIHHPACYLRELHPAHDVVAGPADDRRKIAGNAQYRRNDAVIQHGSLTFSVDAERHLGVFDDPPIDPDGFRDRVVGMDELVDLDRAAVVETLEETLAEWASATEGSWTEAELSRARERAAEKYRSDSWVHEQPGSR
- a CDS encoding deoxyribonuclease IV; protein product: MTLRIGAHVSIAGGVDNAIDNQIEVGGNCGQIFTHSPQVWQDPNIGTEEAERFRSGTAENLAGPWVIHTSYLVNLCTPKEDLREKSRESMQAELDAADALDIPYVNVHLGAHTGAGVEAGLENAAGVLDSLDVPEDVTILIESDAGSGTKLGGQFEHLATVLELAETDLDVCLDTAHTFAAGYDLSTSAGVDETIAEFDDVVGLEHLRCLHLNDSKHECGTNKDEHAHVGEGHIGDAGMERIVTHPDLRDLPFVLETPTEDGRSYAWNVERVRELRAAE
- a CDS encoding class I SAM-dependent methyltransferase; translated protein: MRRFSPEYLDRTRRGMWDGDREALAPLRLSDRERVLDVGCGTGELTRVLAAEAPASTSVLGVDADRELLRVARSRGRDRDDVDRTRDRDDRTRDAAAHTRDAAAQPRSAADGPAYLAGDATRLPIADTAVDLVVCQALLINLPDPRAAIREFRRVSSDLVAAIEPNNADVGVSSTVDAEERLEREARNAYLDGVGTNVALGDRVRELFRREGIESVTTRRYYHEKRIEPPYADQALAAAARKASGAGLADHRAELEAALSPAGYDDLRSRWRSMGRDVVDAMRDREYERVEVVPFDVTVGRVGSA
- a CDS encoding DUF7095 family protein, whose amino-acid sequence is MDRTDAIDRVETILETVESDPMPVPVREVWVYGDVALGLDPIDRLDVYVTKDVLLGDDRDDEVSSGNDDTAIGDDPAGVNEKADPDAFEGVRGIGKTIRTGWARRHPDLVRTNPNGYAAPEKCLAAHLLPADEPIHLEVCNTGFDRNVTQRLNGAVARETYAEVLDPRGVCLWVDGERDDEALDRLREGSFAMPTLEEALSMLGAADDVAAEAAETVQRERDRSTGSSVRGDVV
- a CDS encoding glycosyltransferase family 2 protein codes for the protein MNLSVVVPTLNGRDQLADGLDALSAHAPAAEVIVVNGPSADGTTGMVRDRADVDVLVEISDRSVNVARNAGIEVATGEAIALVDYDNRIDPDWIGGVETGLEHADVVTGPVSRPLRAGQTADSAERRRIAGRDVTYFAGGNVVFRANVLEDLDGFDEYLETGGSRDAAHRLVGLDHEVRWESALSVERDPDSSPAADGGRPDRDWGWKYRALAYRLAKNYGLRPTVIRRVAAHALGDSTSVARDVVSGAATPTGWVATGRDVLLGTTTGFSDGMVARARDRTPTRNPYGLSTRADRAVAKYDRREDDGA
- a CDS encoding winged helix-turn-helix domain-containing protein — encoded protein: MSTRSAETHEPTILSESEYRDRLRELPPSAKLVAKVLEDDAPLSQGQLAEESLLPDRTVRYALNRLEESEIVDSRYSFKDARKQVYYLRT
- a CDS encoding class I SAM-dependent methyltransferase, whose product is MKGQDWYQADDVAEEYDDIRFADGGRVIDRREKEAVLSALDPIADKRVLEVACGTGRFTTMLADQGADIVGLDISREMLEQGRRKARDGGIDDRVEFMRGDASRLPFPDDHFDAVLAMRFFHLMDDPVPFLSELARVSSDQIVFDTFNRRSARVLYTWLLPMGSRLYSENQVVSMLSAADLELAGEEHDFVLPYGFYRNLPGAVAKGFRAVDEAIGRTIPGDYVASVSYWDARVSPDE
- a CDS encoding TRAM domain-containing protein, which gives rise to MEISDKLLCLFSADVRETDDSYVVEVPKREVETGTVDVGETYRVALIAGAESEDDVDGIGGTDADAGDGPQPPVEPGEMRYVEIEDIGKQGDGIARVERGYVIIVPGGDVGERVKIEVTEVKSNFAVGEIVDEDV